The proteins below are encoded in one region of Apium graveolens cultivar Ventura chromosome 4, ASM990537v1, whole genome shotgun sequence:
- the LOC141716938 gene encoding vacuolar iron transporter homolog 2.1-like translates to MPSPQHKLSVVNETAESLKRLQRGQWIRAAVLGANDGLLSTTSLMLGVGAAKEDQWSMVLSGLAGAIAGACSMAVGEFVSVSTQRDIESSVIEKCEPEEKHNGDVRIQVNPIANLSAEVYKSNEFIMSPSMAHPSKSPTPNPTYSHVLSSAQSPMMKIVMSDARKSTLDGPEMFNDRNERLPNPFKAATASAVSFLCGSFFPLLAALLVHDNAIRPIVIVIVASAALALFGVIGAFLGGSSIRLSAIRVLLGGWIAMGITYGLLKPLDKDDKGGKDKSLHSD, encoded by the coding sequence ATGCCTTCTCCCCAACACAAGCTTTCTGTTGTGAATGAAACAGCAGAGAGCTTGAAGCGCCTGCAACGAGGTCAATGGATACGCGCAGCTGTGCTTGGGGCAAACGATGGATTACTTTCAACTACATCCCTAATGCTTGGCGTTGGTGCAGCAAAAGAGGATCAGTGGTCTATGGTGCTATCTGGTTTAGCTGGCGCTATTGCAGGTGCTTGTAGCATGGCTGTTGGGGAGTTTGTTTCAGTGTCAACCCAGAGGGATATTGAGAGCTCAGTGATTGAGAAATGTGAGCCAGAAGAGAAACATAACGGAGATGTCAGGATCCAAGTCAATCCTATAGCAAATTTATCTGCAGAAGTATATAAATCTAATGAATTCATAATGTCACCCTCTATGGCTCACCCTTCTAAAAGCCCGACACCTAATCCAACTTATTCGCATGTTCTGTCATCTGCACAATCCCCAATGATGAAAATAGTGATGTCAGATGCAAGAAAAAGTACATTGGACGGGCCAGAGATGTTTAATGACAGAAATGAAAGACTGCCAAATCCGTTCAAGGCTGCAACTGCATCAGCTGTTTCATTTCTCTGTGGCTCTTTTTTCCCCTTGTTGGCAGCACTTCTTGTTCATGACAACGCCATCAGGCCCATAGTTATAGTGATAGTAGCTTCAGCAGCACTGGCTTTGTTTGGAGTAATCGGAGCATTTCTTGGTGGTTCATCCATAAGGTTGTCTGCTATAAGAGTTCTACTTGGAGGGTGGATTGCTATGGGAATCACTTATGGTTTGCTTAAGCCCTTGGACAAAGACGACAAAGGAGGGAAAGATAAGAGTCTTCACAGTGACTGA
- the LOC141716939 gene encoding vacuolar iron transporter homolog 2.1-like, producing the protein MNSARTIETCGDHKLSVVDKAAESLKRLQRGQWIRAAVLGANDGLLSTTSLMLGVGAAKEDQWSMVLSGLAGAIAGACSMAVGEFVSVSTQRDIEGSVNDECNTEEKHDGDVKIQVTPIANPLLEETKLNVFTMSPSMNHPPRTPTSHPNYSQFLSPARSPMMKIVMSDAKISTVDEPELKFDDRNEKLPNPYKAAAASAVSFLCGSFFPLLAAMLVHDNVVRNIVVVVVASVALALFGVLGAFLGGSSIRLSAIRVLLGGWIAMGITYGLLKPWDKDDKGGKDKSLHND; encoded by the coding sequence ATGAATTCTGCCCGAACAATTGAGACTTGTGGTGACCACAAGCTCTCTGTTGTGGATAAAGCAGCAGAAAGCTTGAAGCGTCTGCAACGAGGTCAGTGGATACGCGCAGCTGTACTTGGGGCAAACGACGGACTACTTTCAACTACATCACTAATGCTTGGCGTTGGCGCAGCTAAAGAGGATCAGTGGTCTATGGTGCTGTCTGGTTTAGCTGGAGCTATTGCAGGTGCTTGTAGCATGGCTGTTGGGGAGTTCGTTTCTGTCTCAACTCAAAGGGATATCGAGGGCTCAGTGAATGATGAATGTAACACAGAAGAGAAACATGATGGAGATGTCAAGATTCAAGTCACTCCCATCGCAAATCCATTGTTAGAGGAAACTAAACTTAATGTGTTCACGATGTCACCATCAATGAATCATCCTCCAAGAACTCCAACATCACATCCAAATTATTCGCAATTTCTGTCGCCTGCACGATCCCCGATGATGAAAATAGTAATGTCGGATGCAAAAATAAGTACGGTGGACGAGCCAGAGCTGAAGTTTGATGACAGAAATGAAAAACTGCCAAATCCGTACAAGGCTGCAGCTGCCTCAGCTGTGTCATTTCTGTGTGGTTCGTTTTTTCCCTTGTTGGCTGCTATGCTTGTTCATGATAATGTTGTTAGGAACATAGTTGTAGTGGTAGTAGCATCCGTAGCATTAGCTTTGTTTGGAGTACTCGGAGCTTTTCTTGGCGGTTCGTCCATAAGGTTGTCTGCTATAAGAGTTCTACTTGGAGGGTGGATTGCTATGGGAATCACTTATGGTCTGCTAAAGCCTTGGGACAAAGATGATAAGGGAGGAAAGGATAAGAGTCTTCACAATGACTAA
- the LOC141720399 gene encoding uncharacterized protein LOC141720399, which yields MYIMASLSSLSLCKSNAKTLILNDSTIHNPFCGYIKPHIQTSTYLKKQRKNRLSVVAVTEGSAKKSEQEDQPIPSWAKPDSEEPPPWARNEAQQQTSSSFELPFYVYLLASAITAIAAIGSVFEYINQKPVFGVLGTDSIFYAPILGFFAITGIPTSGFLWYKSVEAANKEAEEQDRRDGYR from the exons ATGTATATAATGGCTTCCTTATCCTCATTATCTCTCTGCAAATCAAATGCAAAAACACTAATCTTGAATGATTCAACAATTCACAACCCATTTTGTGGATACATCAAACCCCACATTCAAACATCAACTTACTTGAAGAAGCAAAGAAAGAATAGATTGTCAGTAGTAGCTGTTACAGAAGGATCTGCAAAAAAATCCGAACAAGAAGACCAACCCATTCCTTCATGGGCTAAACCTGATTCAGAAGAGCCACCTCCTTGGGCCAGAAATGAAGCCCAACAGCAAACTTCTTCATCTTTTGAATTGCCATTTTATGTTTACTTGCTGGCTTCTGCTATTACTGCTATTGCTGCT ATTGGGTCTGTTTTTGAGTATATTAATCAGAAACCTGTGTTTGGAGTGTTGGGTACAGATAGCATTTTTTATGCTCCAATTCTTGGGTTCTTTGCAATTACTGGCATCCCCACTTCT GGATTCTTGTGGTATAAATCTGTTGAAGCTGCAAATAAGGAGGCAGAGGAACAAGACCGCAGGGATGGGTATCGCTAG